AGGATGCTCGGCAAGGTCATGAGTGACAGCGACCACGGCCCCGGCCCGCTGTCCGGCAACCCTCCGTCCGTGGCGGGGTGCCCCGGGTGAAGACCAGGCCGCGGGCAGCGAGGTCCGCGGCAAGCGCGGACCCCTGCACACCCTGGGGTCCTGGTCCCGAGGGAGCAGTCTCGTGAGCAAGCGAATGCGCTAGGGCTTCTCGGCCCCTTCTTCCCCCCTCCTCCGCACGGCTCTGTCGTCGTCGCCGTGCGTCGAGGCAACTCCCGTGTGCGGTACGGCCGTCGAGCCGTCCCCACGGGTCACCCATTCGCCTTGTCCTTCGCCGGGAGAGTCCGCCATGTCCGCGTACCCGCACGCCGCCGCCACCGCCGCCACCACCTCCGTCCCCGTCGCCCTTTCCGACTCCGACTCCGGGTCCTGTCCCGCCTCCGCTTCCCTCTCCGGCGCCGTGTCCGTCGCCGAGGGGCCGGGGCTGCCGCTGCCCGTGCTCGGGCGGGACGTGACCGTTCCGCTCGTCACCGGCGGGGAGGTCACGTACGCCGCGCTCGACTACGCGGCCAGCGCCCCGGCGCTCCAGCGGGTGTGGGACGACGTCGCCGCGTACGCGCCGTACTACGGCAGCGTGCACCGGGGCGCCGGGTACTTGTCGCAGCTGTCCACGGACCTGTTCGAGAACAGCCGCCGCACGGTCGGGGAGTTCCTCGGCTGCCGCCCCGGCGACGAGGTCGTGTTCACCCGCTCGACGACCGACTCGCTGAACCTGCTGGCCCACGCGCTGCCCGAGGGGTGCGAGGTGTTCGTCTTCGAGACCGAGCACCACGCGTCGCTGCTGCCGTGGCGGGACGCCCGCGTGACGTACCTGGACGCGCCCCGCACCCCCGGGCGGGCCGTGGAGACGCTGGAGCGGGCCCTCGCCGACCGGGAGCCCTACGGCCCGGCGCTGGTGTGCGTGACCGGCGCGTCCAACGTGACCGGTGAGCTGTGGCCCGTACGGGAGCTGGCGGCGGCCGCCCACGCGCACGGGGCGCGGATCGTGCTGGACGCCGCGCAGCTGGCACCGCACCACCCGGTGGACGTGGCGGACCTGGACGTGGACTGGGTGGCGTTCTCGGGGCACAAGCTGTACGCGCCGTTCGGGGCCGGGGTGCTGGCCGGGCGGGCGGACTGGCTGCGGGACGCCGAGCCGTACCTGGCGGGCGGCGGCGCGTCCCGGACGGTGGCCCGGCGGGCGGACGGCGGGGTGGACGTCGCCTGGCACACGACGGCGGCCCGGCACGAGGCCGGTTCGCCCAACGTGATCGGCGCCTACGCCGTCGCGTCGGCCTGCGAGGCGCTCAGGGAGGCCGGGTTCGACGCGCTGGTGGCCCGCGAGCGGGAGCTGATCGCCCGGGTGCGCCAGGGGCTCGCGGAGGTGCCGGAGGTGCGGGTGCTGTCGCTGTTCGGCGACGACGCGCCGCGCGTCGGGGTGCTGTCGTTCGTCGTGGAGGGCTGGAACAGCTCGCACTTCGCGGCGGCGCTCTCCGCCGAGTACGGCATCGGGGTCCGCGACGGTCTGTTCTGCGCCCATCCGCTGGTCCGGACGCTGCTCGGCGGGTCCGGGCGGGAGCCGGGGGAGTGCGGGGCGCCGGAGGGCGGGCCGGGGGAGAGGTCGCTGAACGCCATCCGGGTCAGCTTCGGCGCGGGGACCCCGGACGAGCACATCGACCGCTTCGTGCGGGCCGTGCGGGAGCTCGTCAGGGACGGCGCCCGGTGGAGCTACCGCACCGAGGGCGGTCGCTGCGTGCCCGACCGGGGCTGAGACGGGGCCGTACCGTGGCCGGTTCCGCCTCACCCGTTCGGGTGAATTGGGGTGGCGGGGCCGGTACACGCGCCGGGGCAGGGCCCGGTCAGGCGCCGAGCCGGGTGGCGGTCAGGGGCCGAGACCGGCCGGGTCGGGCGCCGGGCCCGGTCAGGCGCCGAGCCGGGTCGTGGTCAGGGTGCCGAGCCCGGTCGCCGTCAGGTGTCGAGGCCGGTCGCCGTCAGGTGTCGAGGCCGATCGCGAAGGCCGCTTCGAGGTCGTGCTGCGAGTACGTGCGGAACGCGACGTGCGTGTCCGTGGCGACGACGCCGGGGATCTTGCTGATGCGGCCGGGAATGATGTCCGCCAGGTTCTCGTGCTTCGGCACGCGGACCATGGCCACCAGGTCGTAGGTCCCGGTCACGGAGAAGACCTCGCTGACGCTGTCGAGCGCCGCGACGGCCTCCGCGATCTCCGGAATGCGGTCCACGCTGGTCTTGATGAGCACGATCGCGGTGATCACGGCTGTCCCTCTCCCTCGGTGGCCGCTGCTGGGGCCTTCACTCTAATGCCCCGGTAGCGCGCCCACGCGTACAGGAACCCCAGCGCGAAGCCGATGAGGTGCGCCAGATAGGCGACACCGGGCCCGCTGCCCGCCCCGCGCGCCGCCAGCCACTGGAGGACGAACCAGAAGACCAGGACGATCCAGGCGGGAAAGCGCAGCGGCAGGAAGAAGAGGAAAGGGAACAGGCTGGTCACCCGCGCCCTCGGGAACAGGTACAGGAAGGCGCCGAGCACCGCCGAGATCGCGCCCGACGCCCCCACCAGCGTCTGCTCGCTGTCCGCGTGCGCCAGCGCGTACCCGGCCAGCGCGAGGGAGCCGCTCACCACGTAGAACACCCCGAAGCGGACGTGTCCCATCCGCTCCTCGGCCATCGCGCCGAAGACGAAGAGGAACAGCATGTTCCCCAGCAGGTGCAGCCAGTTGCCGTGCACGAACAGGGCGCTGAACGGGGTGAGCAGCGCCGCCGGGGACCCGCCCAGGAGGTCCGCCGGGATCACCCCCCAGCGCTGGAAGTACGCCACCTGCGCGGCGACCAGGGCGTCCCCGGTGCCGTACGACCTCGCCAGGCCCGACGCGGGGCCGAGGACGAAGACCAGCGCGCACACCCCGATGACGCCGTACGTCACCGAGGGCCCGGTGACGGCACGCCGCGACGCTCCACGCCAATCGATCATGCGCAGATCATGACGTAAAGGGCACGAGCGGGACAGAGCGCCTCGCCGGGACCGGATGCGGCCCCGCCCGGGCTCCCCCTCCGTCCGTCACCGCGCAACCCGGGAGGCCGTAGGGTTACGGGCGTGCCCGGGCCGCCCCGGGGCACCCGCAGTCCGACGGCGCACCGCGGGTCGAGAAAGTGGAACGATCCGGACCATGACAAGGACGGCACCATGACGACGGTTCCCCAGCCGACCGCCGACACCCGCTGGCGCTGCACGCTCTGCGGCAACCTGACGCGCTTCGACGTGACGCGCTCGTCGAAGGTCGTCGAGTACGTCCATCTGGACCTGGCCGGTGAGCCCACGGTGGAGGAGCGCGAGGTGGTCAGTGAGACCATCGAGTCGGTCCGCTGCCGCTGGTGCAACGCGGTGGACCGGATCGAGCTGGTGGACAGGCCGGGCGCCGGCTCCTGAGCGCGCGCCCGTGACGGGCGGCGCGGCAGAGTGAGAACGACGGGTAGTGGGGTGACGGATCGTGGCGCAGCCGGCAAGCGGCGATGAGTCGGCCGGTGCGGCAGACGACGCCGACGAGGCGCTCGACCGCCCGCTGCCCGAGGCCGTACGGCGCAAGGTCGTCGCGCTGGTCGCCGAGGCGTTCGGCGGCCTGACGGTCCCCGAGCTGCCGGCCCAGCTGCGGCAGTACGCCCGGTTCACCCCCTCCCGGCGCGCCCGGTTCGCGGGCAACGCGATGGCCGCCGCGCTGGAGACCGACGCGCTGTTCCGGCAGCGCATCGGCGACCGGCTGCGCACCGGCCAGCCCGAGCTGACCGCCGCCGTCGAGTCGGGGGCGCTGCGCCCCACCGGCTGGGTCAAGCTGGTCGCCGCCGCGGGCGAGGAGGTGCAGCGCGCGGACGCCGAACGCGCCGACGAGGCGGGGCGGCGCGAACTGGAGCGGCTGCGCGAGGAGCTGGCGGAGGCCCGCGCCCACACCCGTACGGAGACGGAGCGGCTGCGCGCCGAGCTGGAGGCGGCCCGCAAGGAGGCCGAATCGCTCCAGCGCAAGCTCCGCAGCGCGCAGAGCGACGTCAAGCGCGGCGAGGCCGCCCTGCGCCGCACCCAGGCAGAGATCGACGGCATCAAGGCGGACGCCGCCGCCCGTGTGTCGGCCGCCGAGAGCGAGACCCGCCGCCTCAAGACCCGGCTCGGCGAGACCGAGGCCGCCCTGGAGGCCAGCCGCCGCGCCGCCCGCGAGGGGCGTTCGGTGGAGGACGTACGGCTCCGGCTGCTGCTGGACACGGTCCTGGAGGCCGCCCAGGGGCTGCGCAGGGAACTGGCCCTGCCGCCCGTCTCCGTACGGCCCGCCGACTCGGTGGACGCGGTGGAGCCGGGGCGGATGTCGACGAAGGACGTC
This genomic window from Streptomyces thermolilacinus SPC6 contains:
- a CDS encoding aminotransferase class V-fold PLP-dependent enzyme — translated: MSAYPHAAATAATTSVPVALSDSDSGSCPASASLSGAVSVAEGPGLPLPVLGRDVTVPLVTGGEVTYAALDYAASAPALQRVWDDVAAYAPYYGSVHRGAGYLSQLSTDLFENSRRTVGEFLGCRPGDEVVFTRSTTDSLNLLAHALPEGCEVFVFETEHHASLLPWRDARVTYLDAPRTPGRAVETLERALADREPYGPALVCVTGASNVTGELWPVRELAAAAHAHGARIVLDAAQLAPHHPVDVADLDVDWVAFSGHKLYAPFGAGVLAGRADWLRDAEPYLAGGGASRTVARRADGGVDVAWHTTAARHEAGSPNVIGAYAVASACEALREAGFDALVARERELIARVRQGLAEVPEVRVLSLFGDDAPRVGVLSFVVEGWNSSHFAAALSAEYGIGVRDGLFCAHPLVRTLLGGSGREPGECGAPEGGPGERSLNAIRVSFGAGTPDEHIDRFVRAVRELVRDGARWSYRTEGGRCVPDRG
- a CDS encoding Lrp/AsnC family transcriptional regulator; amino-acid sequence: MITAIVLIKTSVDRIPEIAEAVAALDSVSEVFSVTGTYDLVAMVRVPKHENLADIIPGRISKIPGVVATDTHVAFRTYSQHDLEAAFAIGLDT
- a CDS encoding rhomboid family intramembrane serine protease, translated to MIDWRGASRRAVTGPSVTYGVIGVCALVFVLGPASGLARSYGTGDALVAAQVAYFQRWGVIPADLLGGSPAALLTPFSALFVHGNWLHLLGNMLFLFVFGAMAEERMGHVRFGVFYVVSGSLALAGYALAHADSEQTLVGASGAISAVLGAFLYLFPRARVTSLFPFLFFLPLRFPAWIVLVFWFVLQWLAARGAGSGPGVAYLAHLIGFALGFLYAWARYRGIRVKAPAAATEGEGQP
- a CDS encoding NYN domain-containing protein, with the translated sequence MAQPASGDESAGAADDADEALDRPLPEAVRRKVVALVAEAFGGLTVPELPAQLRQYARFTPSRRARFAGNAMAAALETDALFRQRIGDRLRTGQPELTAAVESGALRPTGWVKLVAAAGEEVQRADAERADEAGRRELERLREELAEARAHTRTETERLRAELEAARKEAESLQRKLRSAQSDVKRGEAALRRTQAEIDGIKADAAARVSAAESETRRLKTRLGETEAALEASRRAAREGRSVEDVRLRLLLDTVLEAAQGLRRELALPPVSVRPADSVDAVEPGRMSTKDVAARALSETAPALLDQLLALPQAHLVVDGYNVTKTGYPTMPLEKQRLRLLGGLSALAARTGAEVTCVFDGAELAAPVLLAPPRGVRVLFSKPGVTADELIRQLVRAEPAGRPVVVVSSDREVADGVARSGARPVASVMLLKRLSRLS